The proteins below come from a single Odontesthes bonariensis isolate fOdoBon6 chromosome 18, fOdoBon6.hap1, whole genome shotgun sequence genomic window:
- the tpd52 gene encoding tumor protein D52 isoform X2, whose amino-acid sequence MEDTEKGSQEQPESVPEMGEDAVTSVGPSSPPAMTEEERQELQEELAKVEDEIQTLSQVLAAKEKQLADIKRKLGITPLNELKQNITKTWQEVTTSSAYKRTSETLSQASLKATAAFSNMGSVITRKLEDVRNAPTFKSFEEKVETLKTKINPSAPTGDPGNEDDGSAENTESLISQPENSSSQEPLMH is encoded by the exons ATGGAGGACACGGAAAAAG GTTCCCAGGAGCAACcggagtcagtcccagagatgGGAGAGGACGCAGTGACGTCTGTCGGCCCGTCATCTCCTCCCGCCATGACAGAGGAAGAGCGTCAGGAGCTACAAGAAGAGTTGGCCAAG GTTGAAGATGAGATCCAGACTCTGTCCCAGGTTCTAGCAGCCAAAGAGAAGCAGCTGGCGGATATCAAGAGGAAGCTGGGCATCACACCTCTCAATGAGCTGAAACAGAACATCACTAAAACCTGGCAGGAGGTCACCACCTCCTCCGC CTATAAGAGGACATCTGAAACTCTGTCTCAGGCCAGTCTGAAGGCCACAGCCGCCTTTTCTAACATGGGCTCAGTCATCACCCGGAAGCTTGAGGATGTCAG GAATGCACCAACTTTCAAGTCATTTGAGGAGAAAGTAGAGACACTGAAG ACCAAGATCAACCCCTCAGCACCCACCGGTGATCCCGGTAACGAGGATGACGGCAGTGCTGAGAACACCGAGTCTTTGATTAGTCAGCCAGAGAATTCCTCCTCCCAGGAGCCGCTGATGCACTGA
- the tpd52 gene encoding tumor protein D52 isoform X1 gives MEDTEKGSQEQPESVPEMGEDAVTSVGPSSPPAMTEEERQELQEELAKVEDEIQTLSQVLAAKEKQLADIKRKLGITPLNELKQNITKTWQEVTTSSAYKRTSETLSQASLKATAAFSNMGSVITRKLEDVSLQSIQHSASMPVIRNAPTFKSFEEKVETLKTKINPSAPTGDPGNEDDGSAENTESLISQPENSSSQEPLMH, from the exons ATGGAGGACACGGAAAAAG GTTCCCAGGAGCAACcggagtcagtcccagagatgGGAGAGGACGCAGTGACGTCTGTCGGCCCGTCATCTCCTCCCGCCATGACAGAGGAAGAGCGTCAGGAGCTACAAGAAGAGTTGGCCAAG GTTGAAGATGAGATCCAGACTCTGTCCCAGGTTCTAGCAGCCAAAGAGAAGCAGCTGGCGGATATCAAGAGGAAGCTGGGCATCACACCTCTCAATGAGCTGAAACAGAACATCACTAAAACCTGGCAGGAGGTCACCACCTCCTCCGC CTATAAGAGGACATCTGAAACTCTGTCTCAGGCCAGTCTGAAGGCCACAGCCGCCTTTTCTAACATGGGCTCAGTCATCACCCGGAAGCTTGAGGATGTCAG CTTACAATCGATACAACACTCGGCTAGTATGCCTGTCATAAG GAATGCACCAACTTTCAAGTCATTTGAGGAGAAAGTAGAGACACTGAAG ACCAAGATCAACCCCTCAGCACCCACCGGTGATCCCGGTAACGAGGATGACGGCAGTGCTGAGAACACCGAGTCTTTGATTAGTCAGCCAGAGAATTCCTCCTCCCAGGAGCCGCTGATGCACTGA